A genomic region of Plasmodium vivax chromosome 1, whole genome shotgun sequence contains the following coding sequences:
- a CDS encoding hypothetical protein, conserved (encoded by transcript PVX_088075A), whose translation MIAFDELFEFLREAELTCDNFNEQVEEQEAIILFLNELKLYIADLSLSLKHKINASDDVTEHDILKKIINKKESLEWVLRNKRDAFLGEDHSGGSSSPLICVEGANRGVNADASSKVSSLEKEHPTPSHSLSFTTQRYNNVEPSPTGGEAPNEQEFPAKESPAKESPAKESPAKESPAKESPAKESPAKEPPATAQSERNESYDQVETLNDEVLKEWSEQIDEYDNLLYEYSFAFKKNDLHKKMEFQKNMNKSGENIDEELCLLAQEMKENVLTYRNIIVEDNRMLEQSANKQLSNLDNITDVYRKTKKMGQSKSISFFVSLLIIAASALLFVLTFFVILIL comes from the coding sequence ATGATCGCCTTCGACGAGCTCTTCGAGTTCCTACGGGAGGCAGAACTAACGTGCGACAACTTTAACGAGCAGGTGGAAGAGCAGGAGGCCATCATCCTCTTCCTAAATGAGTTAAAACTCTACATCGCCGATCTCTCCCTTTCGCTAAAGCATAAGATAAACGCCTCGGATGATGTTACCGAGCAcgacattttgaagaagatcATTAACAAGAAGGAGAGTCTGGAGTGGGTCCTTCGGAACAAGAGGGATGCTTTTCTAGGGGAGGACCACTCGGGCGGGAGCTCTTCCCCGCTCATCTGCGTTGAAGGGGCCAACCGAGGTGTAAACGCAGACGCATCCTCAAAAGTGAGCTCCCTTGAGAAGGAGCACCCAACCCCGTCGCACAGTCTTTCCTTTACAACGCAGAGGTATAATAACGTGGAACCATCGCCtaccgggggggaggccccaAATGAACAGGAATTCCCCGCAAAGGAATCCCCCGCAAAGGAATCCCCCGCAAAGGAATCCCCCGCAAAGGAATCCCCCGCAAAGGAATCCCCCGCAAAGGAATCCCCCGCAAAGGAACCCCCCGCAACAGCCCAATCGGAGCGCAACGAAAGCTACGACCAGGTGGAAACCCTAAATGATGAGGTCCTAAAGGAATGGAGCGAGCAAATTGACGAATATGACAACCTCCTGTACGAATACTCctttgcatttaaaaaaaatgatttgcataaaaaaatggaattccaaaaaaatatgaacaagtcaggtgAAAATATCGATGAGGAGTTGTGCCTACTGGCACAGGAAATGAAGGAAAACGTGCTGACGTACAGAAACATAATTGTGGAGGACAACCGCATGCTGGAGCAGTCGGCCAACAAGCAGCTTTCCAATTTGGATAACATAACTGATGTGTATAGGAAGACCAAGAAGATGGGGCAGAGCAAAAGCATTTCCTTCTTCGTGTCGCTCCTCATAATTGCCGCGTCGGCCCTGCTGTTCGTGCTCACCTTCTTCGTCATCCTCATTTTGTAG
- a CDS encoding hypothetical protein, conserved (encoded by transcript PVX_088070A), translated as MHMSDAPQGGEEPAKVAEGEVTETGGSQVEQRGSHDLTAGGSDAGWGDSEGKHAEKQEDEPAGEAKKVRKSLGKAGKAAKGKLQKKKKKKKKVEVKEKAKKKDKEVARKGAKKAAAKEAKRVTAKESKTMGKRKRGESSRTDDPPLTDSEEELYNDDNLFMPRALKKKAQKKGNQKGNQKGKANDQKSKSATSQSSKKKHEKGEKGVKKEKRRKKKNKMKSKFCTAECLPLSHYAEALEKELASYATSGFKKYLKFLKNYKTTVGVEDKVVSKKPRHMYV; from the coding sequence ATGCACATGAGTGAtgctccccaggggggggaagaacccgCGAAGGttgcagaaggagaagtcACAGAAACGGGTGGCAGCCAAGTTGAGCAGAGGGGAAGCCATGATCTAACCGCGGGAGGTAGTGACGCAGGATGGGGTGACTCGGAGGGGAAGCACGCGGAGAAGCAAGAGGATGAACCCGCGGGTGAGGCGAAGAAAGTGCGCAAGAGCTTGGGCAAGGCAggtaaagcggcaaaggggaaactccaaaagaagaagaagaagaagaagaaggtggaAGTAAAAgagaaggcgaagaagaaggacaAAGAGGTGGCCAGGAAGGGCGCCAAAAAGGCAGCCGCGAAGGAGGCCAAAAGGGTAACCGCGAAGGAGAGCAAAACGATGGGGAAACGGAAAAGAGGTGAGTCCAGCCGAACGGACGACCCCCCCTTAACCGATTCGGAGGAAGAACTCTACAACGACGATAACCTGTTTATGCCCAGGGCGTTAAAGAAGAAGGCCCAAAAGAAGGGCAACCAAAAAGGCAACCAGAAAGGCAAGGCGAATGATCAAAAAAGCAAGTCAGCCACCAGCcaaagtagcaaaaaaaaacacgagaagggggagaagggggtgaagaaggagaagaggaggaagaagaagaataagATGAAGAGCAAGTTCTGCACAGCCGAGTGCCTGCCCCTTAGCCACTACGCGGAGGCGCTCGAGAAGGAGCTGGCGTCCTACGCCACCAGCGGCTTTAAAAAGTACCTGAAGtttctaaaaaattacaaaacaACGGTGGGGGTGGAGGACAAGGTGGTGAGCAAGAAGCCCCGGCACATGTATGTCTAG
- a CDS encoding hypothetical protein, conserved (encoded by transcript PVX_088090A), whose protein sequence is MKLCDRLVQCTNRRYGCKAEETSSESEDGSDSSSAVEETTNPCKYVTYECQHILFLSSFQLSITLVFSLYCQFYHLAILNLGLFLTSIIHWRKPELGLRRTVDMLMTLMNFLMHVFHSLNVNSMSFFICICGAILVFFLYYSGKKFSYNSYSTLCHLLIHTTGNMSALAIYYISKSKLIDHS, encoded by the coding sequence aTGAAGCTCTGCGACCGGCTAGTTCAGTGCACCAACCGGCGCTACGGGTGCAAAGCCGAGGAGACCTCCTCTGAAAGTGAAGACGGCTCGGACAGCTCCAGCGCAGTGGAAGAAACGACAAACCCCTGCAAATACGTAACGTACGAGTGCCAGcatattttgttcttatCCTCCTTCCAGCTGTCTATCACCTTGGTGTTTTCCCTTTACTGCCAATTCTACCACCTGGCCATTTTGAATCTGGGCCTTTTTCTAACCTCCATAATTCATTGGAGGAAGCCAGAGCTGGGTTTACGTAGGACAGTTGACATGCTGATGACCCTTATGAACTTCCTCATGCACGTCTTCCACTCGCTTAATGTAAATTCTATGAGCTTCTTCATCTGCATCTGTGGAGCCATCTTggtgttttttctttactacTCGGGGAAGAAATTCAGCTACAACTCCTACAGCACCCTCTGCCACCTCCTCATCCACACCACGGGCAACATGTCCGCCCTCGCCATTTACTACATTTCCAAGAGCAAGCTCATTGACCACTCGTGA
- a CDS encoding cell division cycle ATPase, putative (encoded by transcript PVX_088085A; Apicoplast targeted protein. Curated by Stuart Ralph, Walter and Eliza Hall Institute of Medical Research, Australia.), whose amino-acid sequence MKGEKMQPPYPPRKARVPCFLVVALVLPLIVQLSHQIGLKKDVRFTLGSGSHQSRFPFAKRKNLGNSLFLPLGRKRNTLTSIGTDLFKERDSPGGVKDEWKSRVVNEEASKNGGHHPAVGIPIDGKSDRKEKHLGGDARLGGNVPTGETNLGITPSEEQTHIVQNNLVSGLISRFWPFGEKKERGSGREETPKGSANGGGGGDPPEPEKHPWWGNTPKESASVDTPPGEASSEAPPEGGPPRERRRPSRGSDQDKETNFLLKALETGKFPSYCLVENVDEQIDNCEIYLSKAKMEELNLSEGFTVLLKGKKKKEMLAIAKLDRRLQKHFVVISFAMKKNLRLMHNDIIKIFPLMKVHPLRTVVLSPFSDTVGGLSKAELEQEVLRPYLKGTFKPLCEGTNVYIPHKGRKVEFRVVKLVKEGEEAARKEEQPLRESRADVPTSQHYGYVGDNAIITLDEEYLNREDYEEHTDDITYEDLGGMKKQLNKIRELIELPLKYPEIFISIGISAPKGVLMHGIPGTGKTSIAKAIANESNAYCYIINGPEIMSKHIGESEQKLRKIFKKASEKTPCIIFIDEIDSIANKRSKSTNELEKRVVSQLLTLMDGLKKNNNVLVLAATNRPNSIDPALRRFGRFDREIEIPVPDEQGRYEILLTKTKKMKLDADVNLRKIAKECHGYVGADLAQLCFEAAIQCIKEHVHFLDLDEEDFIAFMELSVEGERLSGDEGRRSGTRPLLSDTRPPVTASSPPPRGAKKIPPYILNKLTIKAKHFQHALNICNPSSLRERQVQIPTVTWEDIGGMQDVKEQLKETILYPLEYKHLYAKFNSNYNKGILLYGPPGCGKTLLAKAIANECNANFISVKGPELLTMWFGESEANVRDLFDKARAASPCIIFFDEIDSLAKERNSNNNNDASDRVINQILTEIDGINEKKTIFIIAATNRPDILDKALTRPGRLDKLIYISLPDYKSRCSIFKAILKNTPLSADVNLHEMAKRTEGFSGADITNLCQSAVNEAIKETIRLVSQRKGGPEKRSGAKANGGADDHYDPVPTLAKKHFDLAFKNARISIRPEDVLKYERFKEKLSLQSFD is encoded by the coding sequence atgaagggggaaaagatgCAACCTCCGTACCCCCCCCGAAAAGCGCGCGTGCCCTGCTTCCTCGTCGTTGCCCTCGTCCTCCCCCTCATCGTGCAACTGTCGCACCAAATTGGATTGAAAAAGGACGTCCGTTTCACCCTCGGGAGTGGAAGCCACCAGAGTAGGTTCCCCTTTGCTAAGAGGAAGAATTTGGGCAACTcgctttttctccccctgggaaggaagaggaacacGCTTACGTCCATCGGCACGGACCTTTTCAAGGAGCGGGATTCTCCTGGGGGGGTAAAGGACGAATGGAAGAGTCGCGTGGTGAATGAGGAGgcaagcaaaaatggggggcacCACCCCGCGGTAGGCATCCCTATTGATGGGAAGAGTGAccggaaggaaaaacatcTTGGGGGCGATGCAAGACTGGGTGGGAATGTGCCCACTGGGGAGACAAACCTCGGGATAACCCCCTCGGAGGAACAAACGCACATCGTGCAGAACAACCTGGTGAGCGGACTCATCAGCAGGTTTTGGCCGTtcggggagaagaaggagcgcGGTAGTGGGAGGGAAGAGACCCCCAAAGGTAGTGCTAATGGGGGAGGAGGTGGAGACCCGCCCGAGCCGGAGAAGCACCCGTGGTGGGGCAACACGCCCAAGGAGAGCGCCTCAGTAGACACTCCCCCCGGAGAAGCGTCATCGGAGGCGCCACCAGAGGGGGGCCCCCCACGGGAGAGGCGCCGGCCCAGCAGGGGCTCCGACCAGGACAAGGAGACGAACTTCCTCCTGAAGGCGCTGGAGACGGGCAAGTTCCCCTCCTACTGCCTCGTGGAAAATGTAGACGAACAAATAGATAACTGCGAAATCTACTTGAGCAAagccaaaatggaggagcTGAATCTGAGCGAGGGCTTCACCGTCTTgctcaaggggaagaagaaaaaggaaatgctaGCGATCGCCAAGCTAGATAGGAGGCTACAAAAGCATTTCGTGGTGATCTCCTTCGCGATGAAGAAGAACCTCAGACTTATGCACAAcgatattattaaaatttttcccttAATGAAGGTACATCCTTTGCGAACCGTTGTGCTCAGCCCCTTCAGCGACACCGTCGGAGGGTTAAGCAAGGCAGAGTTGGAGCAGGAGGTGCTCAGGCCCTACCTCAAGGGGACCTTCAAGCCGCTCTGCGAGGgtacaaatgtgtatatcCCCCATAAGGGGAGGAAGGTCGAATTTAGGGTGGTCAAGCTGgtgaaggagggggaggaagcagcTAGGAAGGAGGAACAACCGCTAAGGGAAAGCCGAGCAGATGTCCCCACCTCTCAACACTACGGGTACGTAGGCGACAATGCCATCATCACACTGGATGAGGAATACCTAAACAGAGAGGACTACGAGGAGCACACAGATGATATAACCTATGAAGACCTAGGGGGGATGAAGAAGCAACTTAACAAAATAAGGGAACTCATTGAGTTACCCCTAAAGTACccagaaatatttattagcATAGGAATCTCTGCTCCCAAGGGGGTGCTCATGCATGGAATCCCAGGGACTGGGAAGACCTCCATTGCAAAGGCAATTGCCAATGAAAGCAACGCCTATTGCTACATCATCAACGGGCCAGAAATCATGTCCAAGCATATAGGAGAGTCGGAGCAAAagttaagaaaaatttttaaaaaggcgaGCGAAAAAACCCCATGCATAATCTTCATTGATGAGATAGACTCCATTGCAAACAAACGAAGCAAAAGTACCAACGAGCTAGAGAAAAGGGTCGTCTCGCAGCTCCTAACCCTGATGGATGgcttaaagaaaaataacaatgTGCTCGTTCTGGCCGCCACCAACAGACCCAATTCGATCGACCCTGCCCTTCGACGCTTCGGGCGATTTGATAGAGAAATCGAAATTCCGGTCCCAGACGAACAGGGCAGGTACGAAATTCTGCTCACcaagacgaagaagatgaagCTGGACGCGGACGTCAACTTGAGGAAGATCGCCAAGGAGTGCCACGGCTACGTCGGCGCGGACCTCGCGCAGCTCTGCTTCGAGGCCGCCATCCAGTGCATCAAGGAGCACGTCCACTTTTTGGACCTCGACGAGGAGGACTTCATCGCCTTTATGGAGCTCAGCgtggagggggagcggctAAGCGGTGATGAGGGGCGAAGAAGCGGTACCCGGCCGCTCCTCAGCGATACCCGGCCGCCTGTCACCGCTTCCTCGCCGCCCCCCAGGGGGGCGAAGAAGATCCCGCCCTACATCCTCAACAAGCTGACCATCAAGGCGAAGCACTTCCAGCACGCACTGAACATCTGCAACCCGAGCTCGCTCAGGGAGAGACAAGTGCAAATCCCCACCGTCACGTGGGAGGACATCGGCGGAATGCAAGATGTGAAGGAGCAACTCAAGGAGACCATTTTGTACCCCCTAGAATATAAGCACCTGTATGCAAAATTCAATTCGAATTATAATAAGGGCATATTGCTGTATGGCCCCCCCGGATGTGGAAAGACCTTACTAGCCAAGGCAATTGCAAATGAGTGTAACGCTAACTTCATCTCAGTTAAGGGGCCAGAACTCCTAACCATGTGGTTTGGAGAGTCGGAGGCGAATGTGAGGGACCTGTTTGACAAAGCCCGAGCAGCTTCTCCCTGCATCATCTTCTTCGACGAAATAGATTCGCTAGCAAAGGAACGAAACAGTAACAATAACAATGATGCGAGCGACCGGGTGATCAACCAGATCCTCACCGAAATTGATggaataaatgaaaaaaaaaccatctTCATAATTGCAGCCACGAACCGACCAGATATCCTAGACAAGGCTCTCACCAGACCGGGGCGGCTAGACAAGCtgatttatatttctttgcCAGATTACAAAAGCAGGTGCAGCATTTTTAAggccattttgaagaacacCCCTCTTAGTGCGGATGTGAATCTGCACGAGATGGCCAAACGCACGGAGGGCTTTTCCGGGGCCGACATTACCAACCTTTGCCAGAGCGCCGTCAACGAGGCGATTAAGGAGACCATCCGCTTGGTTAGCCAGCGGAAGGGTGGCCCGGAAAAGCGGAGCGGCGCAAAAGCGAATGGCGGCGCGGACGACCACTACGACCCCGTGCCCACGCTCGCCAAGAAGCACTTCGACTTGGCCTTCAAAAACGCCCGCATCTCCATCCGCCCCGAGGACGTCCTCAAGTACGAGCGCTTCAAGGAGAAGCTCTCCCTGCAGAGCTTCgactga
- a CDS encoding 50S ribosomal protein L1, putative (encoded by transcript PVX_088080A) produces MKGLKLLLSCRHAQSGYYPHGGDTSPLESTHQKEEKINFNLIIKIDIKRESLRGMCTLTHSVDRNKKILVLVDEDHQALKKAGADYVGLEYINRIKNGWLDFHMCLSNFKNINKILPIAKILGPKKLMPNVKSNTLVHNLVDAILSIKSGNRVEYRSEQIDAETFDLFHQIYHFKNVHLGSVATLNVSIASTEMNPHDTLENMKCFVTEILKCNVHSSHTEKDAKPAFTWPPVTCKRKRNKMRHLQGGGGGSPLLFTGGGQPSESFLLGAYVTVPGLPKIFLHPHLLLPHSEGYSV; encoded by the coding sequence ATGAAGGGGTTAAAGCTGCTCCTAAGCTGTAGACATGCGCAGAGCGGGTACTACCCTCACGGGGGTGACACCTCCCCCCTGGAGAGTACCcaccaaaaggaggaaaaaattaacttcaATTTGATCATCAAAATAGATATCAAGAGGGAGTCCCTAAGAGGGATGTGCACTCTAACGCATAGTGTAGACAGGAACAAGAAAATTCTAGTGCTGGTGGATGAGGATCACCAGGCTCTAAAGAAGGCTGGGGCAGATTATGTGGGGTTAGAATACATTAACAGAATAAAGAACGGGTGGCTAGACTTCCACATGTGTCTctccaattttaaaaacattaatAAGATCCTCCCAATCGCCAAAATATTAGGGCCTAAAAAGCTCATGCCAAATGTGAAATCTAATACGTTGGTTCATAACCTGGTGGATGCCATCCTGAGCATTAAAAGTGGGAACCGGGTTGAGTACCGTAGTGAACAGATAGATGCAGAGACGTTTGACTTATTCCATCAGatttaccattttaaaaacgtccACTTAGGGTCAGTGGCCACCCTAAATGTAAGTATTGCATCTACCGAGATGAACCCACATGACACGCTCGAAAATATGAAGTGCTTTGTTACGGAAATTTTAAAGTGCAACGTTCACTCGAGTCACACGGAGAAGGATGCTAAGCCCGCCTTCACCTGGCCACCCGTCACTTgcaagaggaagaggaataAGATGCGGCACTTGCAGGGGGGTGGGGGTGGTAGTCCCCTCCTCTTCACTGGTGGGGGGCAGCCCTCCGAGTCCTTCCTCCTGGGGGCCTACGTCACTGTGCCCGGCCTGCCGAAGATATTTCTGCATCCCCACCTGCTGCTCCCCCACTCGGAGGGCTACTCCGTTTAG